A section of the Triticum dicoccoides isolate Atlit2015 ecotype Zavitan chromosome 7A, WEW_v2.0, whole genome shotgun sequence genome encodes:
- the LOC119330260 gene encoding multiple myeloma tumor-associated protein 2 homolog, with amino-acid sequence MYHPTRGGVRGGRDQFKWDDVKVDKHRENYLGHSVKAPVGRWQKGKDLLWYTRDKQSDSEDAMKEEIRRVKEEEEQAMREALGLAPKRSSRPKGNRLDKHEYAELIKRGSTAEDLGAGHAEAAQVQGLGLYKAPHNEEEPSSLSPDPPGTEPEQVDFAPATKQEDSEGDRRGKRRGEERRGDREKERRREKHYEGKERKRDKYESRHDSEDREKRHRKDKQKRRHDSD; translated from the exons ATGTACCATCCCACGAGAGGCGGCGTCCGCGGCGGGCGAGATC AATTCAAATGGGATGATGTGAAGGTTGACAAGCACCGGGAGAATTACCTTGGTCATAGTGTTAAGGCTCCTGTTGGTAGATGGCAGAAAG GGAAGGACTTGTTGTGGTATACAAGGGATAAGCAATCTGACTCAGAAGACGCTATGAAGGAAGAAATTAGGAGAGTGAAAGAGGAGGAGGAACAGGCCATGCGCGAGGCACTTGGCTTAGCTCCCAAGCGTAGCAGTCGACCAAAGGGCAATCGTTTAGATAAGCATGAATACGCTGAGCTAATAAAGAGGGGATCTACCGCAGAGGATTTGGGAGCCGGCCATGCTGAAGCAGCACAAGTGCAAGGATTAGGTTTATACAA GGCTCCTCACAACGAGGAAGAACCAAGCTCTCTTAGTCCTGACCCTCCTGGAACGGAGCCTGAGCAGGTTGACTTTGCACCTGCAACGAAGCAGGAAGATTCTGAAGGTGATAGGAGGGGAAAAAGGCGGGGCGAAGAGAGGAGAGGGGACAGAGAAAAAGAGCGGAGGCGTGAAAAGCACTATGAGGGAAAAGAGAGGAAGCGAGACAAGTATGAGAGTAGACACGACTCGGAGGACAGGGAGAAGCGCCACCGCAAGGATAAGCAGAAGAGGAGGCATGATTCTGATTAA